A section of the Sedimentisphaera cyanobacteriorum genome encodes:
- a CDS encoding segregation and condensation protein A produces MAEYHIELENIFTGPMDLLLYLVKKDEVDIYDIPIREVTEQYLHYVEMLEKLDTDLAGDFLVMAATLMEIKSAMLLPKTVPEEEGGEEEDPRNKLVKQLLEYKRFKDAANILETRAQEHLGKHKRPDTFIKRLQPSDEERELDLEEVSVWTLLETFDSLLKATGRYRDYSLIKDETPIDEYEVEILGRLQQEGPLTFEHIFDGRTSRLSMAGMFLALLELIRDALVWAEQSESTDIIYIRALTDEPAEQAVSNIITGAENEEIQAAEQ; encoded by the coding sequence ATGGCTGAGTATCACATAGAGCTTGAAAATATCTTTACCGGTCCGATGGACCTGCTTCTTTATCTTGTAAAGAAGGATGAGGTTGATATCTATGACATACCCATCAGAGAGGTTACAGAGCAGTATCTGCATTATGTGGAGATGCTTGAAAAGCTGGATACCGACCTTGCAGGCGATTTTCTTGTTATGGCTGCAACGCTTATGGAGATCAAATCAGCTATGCTTCTTCCTAAAACCGTTCCGGAAGAGGAAGGGGGCGAAGAGGAAGACCCGAGAAACAAGCTCGTAAAGCAGCTTTTGGAGTATAAGAGGTTCAAGGATGCAGCAAATATCCTCGAAACAAGAGCTCAGGAGCATTTGGGCAAGCATAAACGCCCCGATACGTTCATAAAGCGCCTCCAGCCCTCAGACGAGGAGCGTGAGCTCGATCTTGAAGAGGTGAGCGTTTGGACGCTTCTGGAAACCTTCGATTCTCTTCTCAAGGCCACTGGACGATACAGAGACTACAGCCTGATAAAGGATGAAACACCGATAGACGAGTATGAAGTGGAAATTCTCGGCAGGCTCCAGCAGGAAGGCCCCCTTACTTTTGAACACATATTCGACGGACGTACCAGCAGGCTGTCTATGGCGGGTATGTTTCTGGCTCTTCTCGAACTGATACGCGATGCGCTGGTATGGGCGGAGCAGTCTGAGAGCACTGATATTATTTACATCAGAGCACTAACCGATGAACCTGCCGAACAGGCGGTGAGCAATATCATCACAGGCGCAGAAAATGAAGAAATCCAAGCAGCAGAGCAATAG
- a CDS encoding Gfo/Idh/MocA family protein — protein MNRNISMGQGKSSINKGRLRAAFLGTSEPGLRLIEIVSRMPEFEIAGLGGRNKELAENTADMYGCRYYDDPRQMILSCGAELLLAASQHAPHEGIITLAFQKGLSVVRTMPPFFSLSQAANIISEAQNNNAFYFSTSPFRNYPGYRRLLEFFSENKELKKKVCLIEARGFFPSGSSEQESHWLKDPELAGGGVLLRNCFSVINILVELFSLPETVYALKSNMAGDIVQRNMVTEDCISMTVKFSETLGCTLCAARNEFAHKERIDIYLPDMKISAGPEIFRITDISGSEIELTSAEASREQAIEENLRVVHKLLKSAEIDDDAAEKSAAVNTRERGLINTMAVIEAAYLSCKTQTPEMPDKMIELSGFDYSMLET, from the coding sequence TTGAATCGGAATATTTCGATGGGGCAGGGCAAAAGCAGTATTAACAAAGGAAGGCTTCGTGCAGCCTTTCTTGGTACATCAGAGCCCGGTTTGAGGCTGATTGAGATTGTAAGCCGGATGCCGGAGTTTGAGATTGCAGGGCTCGGAGGCAGGAATAAAGAGCTTGCTGAAAACACTGCGGATATGTACGGCTGCCGGTATTACGACGACCCGAGGCAGATGATCCTGTCCTGCGGAGCGGAGCTTCTGCTTGCTGCCTCCCAGCATGCCCCGCATGAAGGCATAATTACGCTTGCTTTCCAGAAGGGGCTTTCTGTGGTGAGAACGATGCCTCCGTTTTTCTCTCTCTCGCAGGCAGCGAACATCATAAGCGAAGCACAGAATAATAACGCCTTCTATTTCTCTACAAGCCCTTTTCGAAATTATCCGGGATACCGCAGACTGCTGGAATTTTTTTCGGAAAACAAAGAGTTAAAGAAAAAGGTTTGTCTTATAGAGGCAAGAGGCTTTTTCCCCTCAGGCAGCAGTGAGCAGGAAAGCCACTGGCTCAAAGACCCCGAACTTGCAGGCGGGGGAGTGCTTCTGCGAAATTGCTTTTCTGTTATAAATATCCTTGTGGAGCTTTTCTCTCTGCCTGAAACGGTGTATGCACTGAAAAGCAATATGGCAGGCGATATTGTTCAGAGGAATATGGTTACAGAAGATTGCATTTCAATGACAGTTAAATTCAGCGAAACACTCGGCTGCACGCTCTGCGCAGCAAGGAATGAGTTTGCCCATAAAGAACGTATTGACATTTATCTGCCCGATATGAAAATATCAGCAGGCCCTGAAATCTTCCGCATTACCGATATCAGCGGCAGTGAGATAGAGCTGACCAGCGCAGAAGCCTCTCGTGAGCAGGCTATTGAGGAAAATCTGCGGGTGGTGCATAAACTGCTGAAATCTGCTGAAATTGATGATGATGCTGCCGAAAAATCTGCTGCGGTAAACACAAGGGAAAGAGGTCTTATAAACACTATGGCAGTTATAGAGGCGGCATATTTATCCTGCAAAACTCAAACCCCTGAGATGCCTGATAAGATGATAGAGCTCAGCGGTTTTGATTATTCCATGCTGGAAACTTAA
- a CDS encoding dUTPase yields the protein MLRELFEKQAELNKRVGFDAHKVRENMDLKESGEWLNNYLAAMSSEIEELRDCTYWKHWCKEAKEGRRFEIHDLQNARVEVTDMLFFWISLCHCLGLTADDVYNLYQQKLGVNHSRQDNDYSMSEKNEDDNKTVNL from the coding sequence ATGCTAAGGGAATTGTTCGAAAAGCAGGCGGAACTCAACAAAAGAGTCGGTTTCGATGCTCATAAAGTTCGAGAAAATATGGATCTGAAGGAAAGCGGCGAGTGGCTCAATAATTATCTAGCTGCAATGTCCAGCGAGATTGAGGAGCTTAGAGACTGCACCTATTGGAAGCACTGGTGCAAAGAGGCCAAAGAAGGCAGAAGGTTTGAGATCCACGATTTGCAGAATGCCAGAGTGGAAGTTACAGATATGCTGTTTTTCTGGATAAGCCTCTGCCATTGCTTAGGGCTCACAGCAGACGATGTGTATAATCTCTATCAGCAGAAGCTCGGCGTAAACCATTCCCGTCAGGATAACGATTATTCGATGTCTGAGAAGAACGAAGACGACAATAAAACAGTTAATCTTTGA
- a CDS encoding serine hydroxymethyltransferase — MLKYYDPQVNELIKQEEARQASTIRLIPSENYVSQNVMQATGSCLTNKYAEGYPNKRYYEGQQVTDLIEDLAKQRAGDVFRAQHVNVQSYSGSIANMAAYLALADPGDTIMGLSLPDGGHLTHGWKVSATGKVFKSVQYPVNYDTDLFDYDQIAEIAKENKPKILIAGTSAYPRKIDFKAFREIADQVDAYLVCDIAHIAGLVAGGAHESPMEAADVVTTTTHKSLRGPRGALIMCKEEFAKAIDKAVFPGMQGGPHMHTISGIAVAMKEAGTESFKEYAHQVVKNAQALGEKLQEFGFKLVSGGTDNHLLLLDMRSKNISGKKMAKALDRAGIVTNCNTVPNDPAPPFNPSGVRIGTPAVTTRGMKESDMAEIAEMINDTADNLEDLQAIDRIGKRVRFFCSRFPLPKSFIHSEE; from the coding sequence ATGCTGAAATATTATGACCCTCAGGTCAATGAACTTATTAAACAGGAAGAAGCCAGACAGGCATCGACAATACGTTTGATTCCTTCTGAGAACTATGTATCTCAGAATGTTATGCAGGCTACTGGAAGCTGCCTGACAAACAAGTATGCAGAGGGCTATCCGAACAAAAGGTATTATGAAGGTCAGCAGGTTACTGATCTGATTGAAGACCTTGCAAAGCAGAGAGCCGGGGATGTTTTCCGGGCTCAGCACGTGAATGTGCAGTCTTATTCGGGCTCGATTGCAAATATGGCAGCCTATCTCGCCCTTGCAGACCCGGGAGATACAATAATGGGGCTTTCCCTTCCCGACGGCGGCCATCTTACTCACGGCTGGAAGGTAAGCGCTACAGGCAAGGTATTTAAGTCGGTTCAGTATCCGGTTAATTATGATACTGATCTGTTCGACTACGACCAGATAGCCGAGATTGCTAAGGAAAACAAGCCGAAAATACTTATCGCAGGGACATCGGCATACCCAAGAAAAATAGACTTCAAGGCTTTCAGAGAGATAGCCGATCAGGTTGATGCTTATCTTGTATGCGATATTGCCCATATAGCCGGCCTTGTAGCGGGCGGGGCGCATGAAAGCCCGATGGAAGCTGCTGATGTTGTAACCACTACCACCCACAAATCCCTCAGAGGACCGAGAGGTGCTTTGATTATGTGCAAAGAAGAGTTTGCAAAGGCGATAGACAAAGCGGTATTCCCCGGTATGCAGGGCGGCCCGCATATGCACACTATCTCGGGGATTGCTGTAGCGATGAAGGAAGCGGGCACAGAATCGTTCAAGGAATACGCACATCAGGTAGTGAAGAATGCACAGGCTCTCGGCGAGAAGCTCCAGGAATTCGGATTTAAGCTCGTAAGCGGCGGGACAGATAATCATCTTCTTCTGCTCGATATGCGGAGCAAGAATATCTCGGGCAAGAAGATGGCCAAGGCTCTGGACAGGGCGGGTATTGTTACAAACTGCAATACAGTTCCCAACGACCCAGCACCTCCTTTCAATCCCAGCGGCGTAAGAATCGGAACGCCCGCTGTTACTACCCGCGGGATGAAGGAATCTGATATGGCCGAGATTGCCGAGATGATAAACGATACAGCAGATAATTTAGAAGACCTGCAGGCGATAGACAGAATCGGCAAGAGAGTTAGGTTTTTTTGCAGCCGGTTCCCTTTGCCGAAGTCGTTTATTCATTCAGAAGAATAG
- a CDS encoding tetratricopeptide repeat protein gives MVENNDKRTAESARAFFNRAEEVASVDNYDYAVELYIEGIRRWPEAVEEGHKPLRKLALLRQADGGKKPGIKERFSKTSFKDPVEELTHAEYLFSKDPENVGYAEMIVKAARKGGFKEILEWISKLLLYIIKNKEKRPFSTLMLLKEAFSSIEHYQEAVFACQLAKQAKPGDMSLDDEIKNLMAKQTIQKVRYDTGDDYRKAVQDMDKQEELQQKDAVHKTDSYRTKEVQQLEERLKQSPDSQNLRLEYAKKAAQLEDPKLFMEVCKKLNDWHKETRDFAYQRALGEIIIRDLKAKIRYTKSDIETHGKSEKNTARLKDLAHKLSEAELQHYSGCVENYPTEANYKFELAVRLMQKKKYDEAIPLFQKSRNRPSLRISSLNMLGMCFFNKGWYADAVDIFEEALKQHTSDYDDIYKELRYNLARALEHDRRYQQAYNIYRKLAQLDYSYRDISARVNRLRAQLE, from the coding sequence ATGGTTGAAAACAACGATAAAAGAACTGCTGAAAGCGCCAGAGCATTTTTCAACCGCGCTGAGGAAGTAGCATCTGTGGATAATTACGATTATGCTGTGGAGCTTTATATCGAGGGGATCAGAAGATGGCCGGAAGCAGTTGAAGAAGGGCACAAGCCGCTGAGAAAGCTCGCCCTGCTCAGGCAGGCAGACGGCGGTAAAAAGCCCGGAATAAAAGAACGCTTTTCTAAAACCAGTTTCAAAGACCCGGTGGAGGAGCTCACTCACGCTGAATATCTTTTCTCGAAAGACCCCGAAAATGTCGGATATGCAGAGATGATTGTTAAAGCCGCCCGAAAAGGCGGGTTTAAAGAGATTTTGGAGTGGATAAGCAAGCTGCTTCTCTATATCATAAAAAACAAAGAGAAACGCCCCTTTTCAACGCTGATGCTTCTAAAAGAGGCTTTCTCCTCGATAGAACATTACCAAGAGGCAGTTTTTGCGTGTCAGCTTGCAAAACAGGCAAAACCCGGAGATATGAGCCTTGATGACGAGATAAAAAACCTTATGGCTAAGCAGACGATCCAGAAAGTCCGCTATGATACGGGGGACGACTACCGCAAAGCCGTGCAGGATATGGACAAGCAGGAAGAGCTCCAGCAGAAGGATGCAGTTCATAAAACCGACAGCTACAGAACAAAAGAGGTTCAGCAGCTCGAAGAAAGACTGAAACAGAGCCCCGATTCACAGAATCTAAGGCTCGAATATGCAAAAAAAGCTGCCCAGCTTGAAGACCCGAAGCTCTTTATGGAAGTTTGCAAAAAGCTTAATGACTGGCACAAAGAAACCAGAGACTTTGCCTATCAGCGGGCTCTCGGGGAAATAATCATCCGAGACCTCAAAGCAAAAATCAGATACACCAAAAGCGATATCGAAACACACGGGAAAAGTGAGAAGAATACGGCACGGCTCAAAGACCTTGCCCATAAACTCTCCGAAGCTGAGCTCCAGCACTACAGCGGCTGCGTTGAAAACTATCCTACAGAAGCAAACTACAAATTTGAGCTCGCTGTTCGTCTTATGCAGAAAAAGAAATACGACGAGGCCATCCCGCTGTTTCAGAAATCAAGGAACAGGCCTTCTCTTAGAATATCCTCGCTCAATATGCTCGGTATGTGCTTTTTCAACAAAGGCTGGTATGCCGATGCTGTTGACATATTTGAAGAAGCGCTCAAACAGCATACAAGCGACTATGACGATATATACAAAGAGCTCAGATACAACCTTGCGAGAGCCCTCGAACACGACCGCAGATACCAGCAGGCATACAATATCTACAGAAAGCTCGCCCAGCTGGATTATTCATACAGGGATATTTCCGCAAGGGTGAACAGGCTCAGGGCTCAGCTTGAATAG
- a CDS encoding S9 family peptidase, which produces MRQSISLITLIAAASIAASALDLYKKADESITNRGRGLVFTDSVNPNWIHGSSSFWYKRNVPEGSEYLLVCPDKKLRKRAFSHKDLAEKLSRALGKKYSPLKLPFNKVLFSKDLRQVSLEAEGKKFTYTLEDSNLKQVDSENNKPKNKAENKNAKPRKQLGKVSPNGKWRAFRKNHNLWFENMETGKEFAATQDGKLLNAYASSVPAPQKISDEDFLRGGESIKTNFTGAWSPDSKYFACHKVNLEGCGLLHLLKNAPKNSARPELYSYVYPMGADENVPECSPYVFCPSNKTGEKCDVKPIYRLYYGGAAGISWDRDSQTFTYLWRARGYKQAKLIEINAETAKPRTIISEKTDTTLPPMYREIYKLKTKPEILWTSEQKGWNQLYNVNRDTGEAKLLTPAPFFTKKIYFVNEKQRFAVIAGAASEEGDPYYRYIYKVNLDGKGIKLLTPGLGNHKVKFGPRHKYFIDSVSTVECPPEICLRNMEGEKVLELEKADISQLLETGWEPPVKFKTKAADGETDIYGNLFLPKNKKPQKAYPVLEHVYTGPHSYYTRKHFRPWCWEEVYTKLGFAVIRVDPRGTGCRSKKFHDYSYKNLGESGIDDRIAAIKQMAKKYPCIDASRVGCFGGSAGGYDAARALLIRPEFYSAAVAVSGNHDHRNDKAWWAEAWMSYPDEGQYKAQSNITAAKNLEGNLLLIHGDMDKNVHISASFQLAEALIKANKNFDFIPAVNSGHGCPELYYERRRWDYFIKHLKGLQPPEEYNIGKK; this is translated from the coding sequence ATGAGGCAAAGTATTTCTCTGATTACCCTGATTGCTGCTGCGAGCATAGCCGCTAGCGCTCTTGACTTGTACAAAAAGGCGGATGAAAGCATAACAAATCGCGGCAGAGGCCTTGTTTTTACTGATTCGGTAAACCCGAACTGGATACACGGTTCAAGCAGTTTCTGGTACAAGAGGAATGTGCCTGAAGGCAGTGAATATTTATTGGTTTGTCCGGATAAGAAGCTTCGCAAAAGGGCCTTCAGCCATAAAGACCTTGCGGAGAAATTAAGCAGGGCTTTAGGCAAGAAATATTCACCTCTCAAGCTCCCTTTTAATAAGGTCTTATTCTCTAAAGATTTGAGGCAAGTAAGCTTGGAGGCGGAAGGCAAAAAATTCACCTACACCCTTGAAGATTCAAACTTGAAACAAGTTGACAGCGAGAATAACAAGCCGAAAAATAAGGCAGAAAACAAAAATGCAAAACCACGGAAACAGTTAGGTAAAGTTTCTCCAAACGGCAAATGGCGGGCGTTCAGGAAAAATCATAATCTCTGGTTCGAAAATATGGAAACAGGGAAGGAATTTGCGGCAACGCAGGATGGGAAGCTGCTGAATGCATACGCCTCAAGCGTTCCCGCACCTCAGAAAATCAGCGATGAAGATTTTCTCAGGGGAGGCGAATCAATCAAAACAAATTTCACAGGCGCTTGGAGCCCGGACTCAAAATACTTCGCCTGCCATAAGGTAAATCTGGAAGGCTGCGGCTTGCTTCATCTTCTGAAAAATGCCCCGAAAAATTCAGCAAGACCTGAGCTTTATTCCTATGTTTACCCGATGGGGGCTGATGAAAACGTCCCTGAATGCAGTCCTTACGTATTCTGCCCTTCGAATAAGACGGGGGAAAAATGCGATGTAAAGCCAATTTACAGGCTCTACTACGGCGGCGCTGCGGGCATCAGCTGGGACCGAGATTCTCAAACCTTCACATATCTCTGGCGTGCAAGGGGATATAAACAGGCCAAACTCATTGAGATAAACGCTGAAACCGCTAAGCCTCGAACTATTATCTCGGAAAAAACTGATACCACCCTGCCGCCAATGTATCGGGAAATTTATAAGCTGAAAACGAAACCGGAAATCTTATGGACAAGCGAGCAGAAAGGCTGGAATCAGCTTTATAATGTAAACAGAGACACGGGAGAGGCAAAGCTTCTCACTCCTGCCCCGTTTTTCACGAAGAAAATCTACTTCGTAAACGAAAAGCAGCGTTTTGCAGTAATAGCGGGAGCTGCCAGCGAAGAAGGCGACCCATACTACAGGTACATATACAAGGTGAATCTGGACGGAAAGGGCATAAAACTGCTTACGCCCGGGCTTGGCAATCATAAAGTGAAATTCGGGCCTCGGCACAAATACTTTATTGATTCAGTGAGCACAGTGGAATGCCCTCCTGAAATTTGCCTGAGGAATATGGAAGGGGAAAAAGTTCTCGAACTTGAAAAGGCGGATATCAGCCAACTTCTTGAGACGGGCTGGGAGCCTCCTGTTAAATTCAAGACAAAGGCCGCTGACGGAGAAACTGATATTTACGGCAATCTCTTTCTGCCCAAAAATAAAAAGCCCCAAAAGGCCTATCCGGTGCTTGAGCATGTTTACACAGGCCCGCACAGCTACTACACAAGGAAACATTTCCGCCCTTGGTGCTGGGAAGAGGTTTACACGAAGCTTGGGTTTGCGGTAATTCGGGTTGACCCGCGCGGAACAGGCTGCAGAAGCAAAAAATTCCACGACTACTCCTACAAAAATCTCGGCGAAAGCGGCATAGACGACCGCATAGCTGCAATAAAACAGATGGCTAAAAAATATCCCTGCATTGATGCCTCGAGGGTTGGCTGTTTCGGGGGCAGCGCCGGGGGATACGATGCAGCAAGAGCCCTCCTGATACGTCCTGAATTCTATTCCGCTGCGGTAGCTGTATCCGGCAATCACGACCACCGCAACGACAAAGCATGGTGGGCAGAAGCTTGGATGAGCTATCCGGACGAAGGGCAATATAAAGCCCAGTCCAACATAACAGCAGCAAAAAATCTTGAGGGAAATCTGCTTCTGATTCATGGCGATATGGATAAAAACGTTCATATCAGCGCAAGTTTCCAGCTCGCTGAGGCACTGATCAAAGCCAATAAGAATTTTGATTTTATTCCGGCAGTTAATTCCGGCCACGGCTGCCCGGAGCTGTACTACGAACGCCGCAGATGGGATTATTTCATCAAGCATCTTAAAGGGCTTCAGCCGCCTGAAGAATATAATATTGGAAAAAAATAA
- a CDS encoding response regulator — MAEAGKINTTILLVEDNPGDQKLFSKSLQMKEIDSEVVTVGTGEEAVEYFKSAGGDINFIRPDLIILDLNMPGMGGKAFLKQFKKMEDFNDIPVVVLTTSDSDIDIVESYKLQAAGYIKKPVSLKGFLDVISTLEQYWMGICRLPGRDS, encoded by the coding sequence ATGGCAGAAGCCGGAAAAATTAATACAACAATCCTGCTTGTTGAAGATAACCCGGGCGATCAGAAGCTGTTCAGTAAATCTTTGCAGATGAAGGAGATTGATTCGGAGGTTGTAACAGTTGGCACAGGCGAGGAGGCTGTCGAATATTTCAAATCAGCAGGTGGAGACATAAATTTCATCAGGCCGGATCTGATAATTCTCGATTTGAATATGCCCGGGATGGGCGGAAAGGCATTTCTCAAGCAGTTCAAAAAGATGGAAGATTTTAATGATATTCCGGTTGTTGTGCTTACCACCTCCGATTCGGATATAGATATCGTTGAAAGCTATAAGCTTCAGGCCGCAGGATATATCAAAAAGCCGGTTTCGCTTAAGGGATTTCTGGATGTAATCTCTACGCTCGAGCAATACTGGATGGGCATTTGCAGACTGCCCGGAAGAG